A single Brevundimonas sp. SL130 DNA region contains:
- the groES gene encoding co-chaperone GroES has translation MAFRPLGDRVLVKRVEEESKTKGGIIIPDTAKEKPQEGEVVSVGPGVRDESGKVNALELKAGDRILFGKWSGTEVKIDGDDLIIMKESDVLGVLS, from the coding sequence ATGGCGTTTCGTCCGCTCGGCGACCGCGTGCTGGTTAAGCGCGTTGAAGAAGAATCCAAGACCAAGGGCGGGATCATCATCCCCGACACCGCCAAGGAAAAGCCGCAGGAAGGCGAAGTCGTCTCCGTCGGCCCCGGCGTCCGTGACGAATCCGGCAAGGTCAACGCCCTGGAACTGAAGGCCGGCGACCGCATCCTGTTCGGCAAGTGGTCGGGCACGGAAGTGAAGATCGACGGCGACGACCTGATCATCATGAAAGAGTCGGACGTCCTGGGCGTCCTGAGCTGA
- the groL gene encoding chaperonin GroEL (60 kDa chaperone family; promotes refolding of misfolded polypeptides especially under stressful conditions; forms two stacked rings of heptamers to form a barrel-shaped 14mer; ends can be capped by GroES; misfolded proteins enter the barrel where they are refolded when GroES binds), translated as MAAKIVQFNTDARDKMLRGVNVLANAVKVTLGPKGRNVVIQKSFGAPRSTKDGVSVAKEIELEDAFENMGAQMIREVASKTNDKAGDGTTTATVLAQSIVQEGLKAVAAGMNPMDLKRGIDKAVTAVLADIKASAKKVENNSEIAQVGTISANGDAEVGEMIAKAMAKVGNEGVITVEEAKTAETELDVVEGMQFDRGYLSPYFITNADKMEVQLEEPLILLFEKKLSSLQAMLPILEAVVQSGRPLVIIAEDIEGEALATLVVNKLRGGLRVAAVKAPGFGDRRKAMLEDIAILTGGQVISEDLGIKLENVTIDMLGKAKKVTITKDDTTIVDGVGGKEEIEARIGQIKRQIEDTTSDYDKEKLQERLAKLAGGVAVIRVGGSTEVEVKEKKDRVDDALNATRAAVEEGIVPGGGIALLKATKALDGLTGDNADQTAGIAIIRRAIQAPIRQIVENAGVEGSIVVGKVLENSSATYGFNAQTEEYGDLVAMGVIDPAKVVRTALTDAASVASILITTEAAVADAPKKGGSSAPDMGGMGGMGGMDF; from the coding sequence ATGGCCGCTAAAATCGTACAGTTCAACACCGACGCGCGCGACAAGATGCTGCGCGGCGTCAACGTGCTCGCCAACGCCGTCAAGGTGACGCTCGGTCCCAAGGGCCGCAACGTCGTGATCCAAAAGTCCTTCGGCGCCCCGCGCTCGACCAAGGACGGCGTGTCGGTCGCCAAAGAGATCGAGCTGGAAGACGCCTTCGAGAACATGGGCGCCCAGATGATCCGCGAAGTCGCTTCGAAGACGAACGACAAGGCGGGTGACGGCACCACCACCGCAACCGTCCTGGCGCAATCGATCGTGCAGGAAGGCCTCAAGGCCGTCGCCGCCGGCATGAACCCGATGGATCTGAAGCGCGGCATCGACAAGGCCGTCACCGCTGTCCTCGCCGACATCAAGGCCTCGGCCAAGAAGGTCGAGAACAACTCCGAGATCGCCCAGGTCGGCACCATCTCGGCCAACGGCGACGCTGAAGTCGGCGAAATGATCGCCAAGGCCATGGCCAAGGTCGGCAACGAAGGCGTCATCACGGTTGAAGAAGCCAAGACCGCCGAGACCGAGCTGGACGTCGTCGAAGGCATGCAGTTCGACCGCGGCTACCTGAGCCCTTACTTCATCACCAACGCCGACAAGATGGAGGTTCAACTCGAAGAGCCTCTGATCCTGTTGTTCGAGAAGAAGCTGTCGTCGCTGCAGGCCATGCTGCCGATCCTGGAAGCCGTCGTGCAATCGGGCCGTCCGCTGGTGATCATCGCCGAGGACATCGAAGGCGAGGCCCTGGCCACCCTGGTGGTCAACAAGCTGCGGGGCGGCCTGCGCGTCGCCGCCGTCAAGGCTCCGGGCTTCGGCGATCGCCGCAAGGCCATGCTGGAAGACATCGCCATCCTGACCGGCGGCCAGGTCATCTCGGAAGACCTGGGCATCAAGCTTGAGAACGTCACGATCGACATGCTCGGCAAGGCCAAGAAGGTCACGATCACCAAGGACGACACCACCATCGTGGACGGCGTTGGCGGCAAGGAAGAGATCGAGGCCCGCATCGGCCAGATCAAGCGCCAGATCGAGGACACCACCTCGGACTACGACAAGGAAAAGCTGCAGGAACGTCTGGCCAAGCTGGCCGGCGGCGTCGCCGTCATCCGCGTCGGCGGCTCGACCGAAGTCGAAGTGAAGGAAAAGAAAGACCGCGTCGACGACGCCCTGAACGCCACGCGTGCAGCCGTTGAAGAAGGCATCGTCCCCGGCGGCGGCATTGCCCTGCTGAAGGCGACCAAGGCGCTTGACGGCCTGACCGGCGACAACGCCGACCAGACCGCCGGCATCGCCATCATCCGTCGCGCCATCCAGGCCCCGATCCGCCAGATCGTGGAAAACGCCGGCGTCGAAGGCTCGATCGTCGTGGGCAAGGTGCTGGAAAACAGCTCCGCCACCTACGGCTTCAACGCCCAGACGGAAGAGTACGGCGACCTGGTCGCCATGGGCGTGATCGACCCGGCCAAGGTGGTTCGCACCGCCCTGACCGACGCCGCCTCGGTGGCCTCGATCCTGATCACGACCGAAGCGGCCGTCGCCGACGCCCCCAAGAAGGGCGGCTCCTCGGCCCCCGACATGGGTGGAATGGGCGGCATGGGCGGCATGGACTTCTAA
- the zigA gene encoding zinc metallochaperone GTPase ZigA, producing the protein MSEFKKLPVTVLSGFLGAGKTTLLNHILSNRDGLRVAVIVNDMSEVNIDAALVRDGGGADLSRTEERLVEMSNGCICCTLREDLLIEVGKLAREGRFDCLLIESTGISEPMPVAATFDFRDEEGFSLSDLARIDTMVTVVDAFNFHRDYPSTDSLKARGEHLGEDDERTVANLLIDQIEFADVIVLNKCDLLEAAQLGTLKAMMTQFNPRARILEAVRGVVALDQVIGTGLFEMERAEQAAGWSQALRGEVTPETEEYGVSTFVYRARKPFHPRRLYDLLNREWPGVWRSKGFFWLASRMDYVGSWSQAGAVTEHEWGGLWWASAPRERWPDDNLEWLKAIEAVWRQPYGDRRQEIVLIGKDMNRDLLTSMFDAALLTRFEMERGPKGWARLEDPFPHWGPRQDAA; encoded by the coding sequence GTGTCCGAGTTCAAGAAACTGCCCGTCACCGTCCTGTCCGGCTTCCTCGGGGCCGGCAAGACGACCCTGCTCAATCACATTCTGTCGAACCGCGACGGTCTGCGGGTGGCGGTGATCGTCAACGACATGAGCGAGGTGAACATCGACGCCGCCCTGGTGCGGGACGGCGGCGGGGCGGACCTGTCGCGGACCGAGGAACGGCTGGTGGAGATGTCCAACGGCTGTATCTGCTGCACCCTGCGCGAGGATCTGTTGATCGAGGTCGGCAAGCTGGCGCGCGAGGGTCGGTTCGACTGCCTGCTGATCGAATCCACCGGGATCTCCGAACCCATGCCGGTCGCCGCCACCTTCGACTTCCGCGACGAGGAGGGTTTCAGCCTGTCGGACCTGGCCCGGATCGACACCATGGTCACGGTGGTGGACGCCTTCAACTTCCACCGCGACTACCCCTCCACCGACAGCCTGAAGGCGCGCGGTGAACACCTGGGCGAGGATGACGAACGCACGGTCGCCAATCTGCTGATCGACCAGATCGAGTTCGCCGACGTCATCGTGCTGAACAAGTGCGACCTGCTGGAGGCGGCCCAGTTGGGAACGCTGAAGGCGATGATGACCCAGTTCAACCCGCGCGCCCGGATCCTTGAGGCGGTGCGGGGCGTCGTCGCCCTGGATCAGGTGATCGGCACGGGCCTGTTCGAGATGGAACGGGCCGAACAGGCGGCGGGCTGGTCCCAGGCCCTGCGTGGCGAGGTCACGCCCGAGACCGAGGAATATGGGGTCTCAACCTTCGTCTATCGGGCGCGCAAGCCGTTCCACCCCCGGCGTCTCTACGATCTTTTGAACCGCGAATGGCCCGGCGTCTGGCGCTCCAAGGGCTTCTTCTGGCTGGCCAGCCGGATGGACTATGTCGGGTCCTGGAGCCAGGCGGGGGCGGTGACGGAACATGAGTGGGGCGGTCTGTGGTGGGCCTCGGCCCCGCGCGAGCGCTGGCCTGACGACAATCTCGAATGGCTGAAGGCGATCGAGGCGGTCTGGCGTCAGCCCTACGGCGACCGCCGCCAGGAGATCGTCCTGATCGGCAAGGATATGAACCGCGACCTGCTGACCTCGATGTTCGACGCCGCCCTGCTGACCCGGTTCGAGATGGAGCGCGGGCCCAAGGGTTGGGCCAGGCTCGAGGATCCCTTCCCGCACTGGGGCCCCCGCCAGGACGCGGCGTAA